In a single window of the Methanoculleus thermophilus genome:
- a CDS encoding phosphopantetheine adenylyltransferase → MKVMVGGTFDPLHAGHRKLLSRSFELAGSSGEVIIGLTTDDFASAKVHPVHPYDKRLENITSFIREQGYTATWKVEPLADRYGSALDADFDILVVSEETFPVAVEINELRRERGRKKVDLYEVSCVLAEDGRRISSTRIYRGEIDRQGRLLK, encoded by the coding sequence ATGAAAGTGATGGTCGGGGGGACGTTCGATCCCCTGCATGCTGGACATCGGAAACTCCTTTCCCGCTCCTTTGAACTCGCGGGATCTAGCGGAGAGGTGATCATCGGGTTGACGACCGACGATTTTGCCAGCGCAAAAGTGCACCCCGTCCACCCCTACGACAAAAGGCTCGAAAACATCACCTCGTTCATCCGCGAGCAAGGTTATACCGCAACGTGGAAGGTCGAACCGCTCGCCGACCGCTACGGCAGCGCTCTTGATGCGGACTTCGATATTCTTGTCGTCTCCGAAGAGACCTTCCCGGTTGCCGTGGAGATCAACGAACTCCGTCGAGAACGCGGAAGAAAAAAAGTGGATCTCTATGAGGTCTCATGTGTCCTCGCTGAAGACGGCCGGAGAATCTCGAGCACCCGGATCTACCGGGGGGAGATAGACCGTCAGGGCCGTCTGCTTAAATGA
- the pyrI gene encoding aspartate carbamoyltransferase regulatory subunit codes for MTRKDPSGGLIISPIKNGTVIDHITAGEALNVLRILGITGSTRECLSIATNVESKRMGRKDIVKIENRELRKEEVDRIALLAPQAKINIIRDYQVVEKKGVEIPHLLKGVVRCPNPGCITNTNEPVESTFEVLDKGLHCRYCDWLIKKGEIANYII; via the coding sequence CCAGGAAGGACCCGTCAGGCGGGCTGATCATCAGCCCGATCAAGAACGGCACCGTCATCGACCACATCACGGCCGGTGAGGCGTTAAACGTTTTGCGCATACTCGGCATCACCGGGTCGACGCGTGAGTGCCTGAGTATCGCGACGAACGTCGAGAGCAAGCGGATGGGCAGGAAGGACATCGTCAAGATCGAGAACAGAGAACTCCGCAAGGAGGAGGTCGACCGGATCGCCCTGCTTGCGCCGCAGGCAAAGATCAATATCATCCGGGACTACCAGGTCGTGGAGAAGAAAGGTGTGGAGATCCCGCATCTCCTCAAAGGCGTGGTCAGGTGCCCGAACCCCGGCTGTATCACGAACACGAACGAGCCGGTGGAGAGCACATTTGAGGTCCTCGATAAAGGGCTGCACTGCCGTTACTGCGACTGGCTGATCAAAAAGGGCGAGATCGCAAACTACATCATTTAA